The Variovorax paradoxus genome window below encodes:
- a CDS encoding ABC transporter substrate-binding protein: MNIKTDVVQSLAGPAARALFAASLLGAVLAPAAFAQDAKSILVVAGPRTPESLDQEYPPTEATHEAKRNIYERLLAYDTKMVDGVKVENFDKLVGALAERWEVSADKTAITFFLRKGVKSAAGNELRADDVMWSFERGWNKNANFRWYMNQILGITKYEDAFKKIDDMSVKVTLPKTSPLIERIWVNNDLGILDATAAKKNATADDAWASRWLSTHSASFAPYQVTKFQSGQEVVYEANPNYYRGAPQIKKVIFREMPTSANRLAALQAGAVDVAEWLSPRELATLEKNPQLKVWQVFGNYIHRVEMNNTTPPFDNPKVRQALNYLVPREDILKAVYYGKARPTKSPISEIYPAYTDQYFKYSLDVEKAKALLKEAGQPSGFKTQLGYRTGDQIEEEIAVILKTAFARAGVEAELVKLPASTLVERYSKGTIPMYFFRDMAIVPDAAYVANLWLNSASLINYPKFKNAEVDKLINEGLSSTDEAKREAGMKRVQQIVMDQAPWVFLMNPGYQLATRASVTGYSWYTPNSNNWSDFSKK; this comes from the coding sequence ATGAACATCAAGACCGACGTCGTGCAATCGCTCGCAGGGCCAGCGGCCCGGGCCCTCTTCGCGGCATCGCTGCTCGGCGCGGTGCTCGCGCCCGCCGCCTTCGCCCAGGATGCGAAATCAATCCTCGTGGTGGCCGGTCCCCGGACGCCCGAGTCCCTCGACCAGGAGTACCCGCCGACCGAGGCGACGCACGAAGCGAAGCGCAACATCTACGAGCGCCTGCTGGCCTACGACACGAAGATGGTCGACGGCGTCAAGGTCGAGAACTTCGACAAGCTCGTCGGCGCGCTCGCCGAACGGTGGGAGGTCTCGGCGGACAAGACCGCCATCACCTTCTTCCTGCGCAAGGGCGTGAAGAGCGCGGCCGGCAACGAGCTGCGCGCCGACGACGTGATGTGGTCGTTCGAGCGCGGCTGGAACAAGAACGCCAACTTCCGCTGGTACATGAACCAGATCCTCGGCATCACGAAGTACGAGGACGCGTTCAAGAAGATCGACGACATGTCGGTCAAGGTGACGCTGCCGAAGACCTCTCCGCTCATCGAGCGCATCTGGGTCAACAACGACCTCGGCATCCTCGACGCGACGGCGGCGAAGAAGAACGCCACCGCCGACGACGCCTGGGCATCGCGCTGGCTGTCCACCCATTCGGCATCGTTCGCACCGTACCAGGTCACGAAGTTCCAGTCGGGCCAGGAGGTGGTCTACGAGGCCAACCCGAACTACTACCGTGGCGCGCCGCAGATCAAGAAAGTGATCTTTCGCGAGATGCCGACGTCCGCCAACCGGCTGGCGGCACTGCAGGCCGGCGCGGTCGACGTGGCCGAATGGCTCTCGCCGCGCGAACTCGCCACCCTGGAGAAGAACCCCCAGCTGAAGGTGTGGCAGGTCTTCGGCAACTACATCCACCGCGTGGAGATGAACAACACCACGCCGCCGTTCGACAACCCCAAGGTCCGCCAGGCGCTGAACTACCTGGTGCCCCGCGAGGACATCCTGAAGGCCGTCTACTACGGCAAGGCCCGGCCGACCAAGAGCCCGATCTCCGAGATCTATCCAGCCTACACCGACCAGTACTTCAAGTACAGCCTCGACGTCGAGAAGGCCAAGGCCCTGCTCAAGGAGGCCGGCCAGCCGTCGGGCTTCAAGACGCAACTCGGTTACCGCACCGGCGACCAGATCGAGGAGGAGATCGCCGTCATCCTGAAGACCGCCTTCGCGCGTGCCGGCGTGGAGGCGGAGCTCGTCAAGCTGCCCGCATCGACGCTGGTCGAGCGCTACTCCAAGGGCACGATCCCGATGTATTTCTTCCGCGACATGGCCATCGTTCCCGACGCCGCCTATGTCGCCAACCTGTGGCTCAACAGCGCATCGCTGATCAACTATCCCAAGTTCAAGAACGCCGAAGTCGACAAGCTGATCAACGAGGGGCTGTCGAGCACCGACGAAGCCAAGCGTGAAGCCGGCATGAAGCGTGTGCAGCAGATCGTGATGGACCAG